In the genome of Candidatus Bathyarchaeota archaeon, the window CCAGTGGTGGATCTGCAGCTCCACGATCCTCAGGATAAAATCATATTCCAGCCCCAGCCGTCTCAGCATCCTCAGGGTTCTACGGGCCAGCAGGCGGGCCAGGTATCCCTCCTCGACGTTTGAGGGTATGACCCCCTCTGAGAGTATGAAGGCTAGGGCCTTGGTGTGATCGGCTATCGCGTAGATGGCTTCCATATCCGATAGGGCTTCATTTACCTCCCCGGGGTCCATGTCGAGGAGCTCAGCCAGCCTCCTCCGCGCCTCGACGCGGTTCTCGTGGAGTTCCAGGTTGAGGGTGCTCGAGAGCCGCGTGCTCTCAGCCATCAGCCTCGGGTCGAGTTTTACACCGGATTCTCCTGCGATCTCCTCGATGACCTGGGGGTAGATGGGGTGGAAGCCGCTCGGGGAGCCTTGGGTGAGCCAGGTCCAACGCTCTATGCCGTATCCCGTGTCGACGGTCCTGATGGGCAGCTCCGTCAACCCTCCATCCTCCACCTTGTACTTCATGAAAACCAGGGTTGAGATCTCTAAACCTGAGATGCACGCCTCTACATCCGGTCCCGCGTTTCCCCCGCCGGACCAGAAATGCTCCTTATAGGCTACGTCCTCGGACCTGACCCCTAAGCCCTCGGTTAGGAGTTCATGGTGGAGCCTTATGGTCTCGTCTTTCCAGTAGATCTCCCTGCCTGGGAAGTTGAAGGCGTGGGCGCCCCCCATCTCGAATATGGTGAGGTGCCTCCCATTAGTGGGTCCCACTAGGTCTAGATCCGTTAATCTTATGCAGGGCTGGCTTACCACGAGGGGGTTTGCGGGTGGAGGGATCACGCCCTCCGTCACGTAAGGCTGGAAGTTGTAGATGGATGCGCCGACCAGGTATACGTCATCGCGCCACCTGGCGACTATCGGGTAAGGCGGTATCGGCTTATGGCCGTGGGCGTCGAAGTATCCTATGAACTTATCCCTCATCTCGTCTAGGGTGTACCTCGCCTTAGTCGGGGGGTCCCCTATGAAGGTGTAGGGTTGGCAGGGGGCGTCCCCGCAGTTCCTCGAGTCGGGGTTCTGGGTCCAATAAAAGGATCCGCATACTGGACATCTAAGACGTATAAACTCGTTGTCCTTGAAGAAAGGGATGGAGAACTCCTCTTCCCCTATCTCCATGGAATGGTTCTCCTAGCATGTTTAGAAGGGTTCAGCCGAAGAGGGCTCCCAGACCTTCCAGGGCCTCTTCCTCCTTCTTCTCCTCCTCTTTAGGCTTCTCCTCCTTCTTCTCCACGGCCGGCTTCGCCTCAGCCGGCTGGACGGGGACGGCGGCCGGAGCTGAGACGGCGGCCTTAAGGGCCTCGTCGATGTCTATCTCGGATAACGCTGCCACTAAGGCTTTAACCCTGTTCTCGTCGGGGTTTATTCCCGCCGCTGAGAGCACGTCCTTAAGGTTCTTCTCGTCCACGGGCTTCCCAGCGGAATGCAGGAGGAGAGCCGCATATATGTAGTTCATGGGTCATCGCACCTCCAAGTCCCTTGATCCTCAACCCTCCAACCCTTATAAAGCTTAACCCTATAGGGGGAAGTACTGGGATTTCAACTTTTCCCTCCACAGCCGCTTCGTTGGGCGGCTCGGCGCCCAACCCTTCTCCTTTACAGCTTTATCGGTGAACGATCCCCTAGCGATGGCTGAATGATGGAAACCAGGCGGTCCATGCCACCCTCATCGGCGGCCTCGAGTAACCTCCGCCTCTTGACAGCGCCGCATGGATGGACGGTTACACTTATAAACTCGATCATATATGATTTATCTACCGCTAGATGTGATTGTGTAACGATGCTGTTGGGAGGTCTGATAATGAGCCAGGAGAACCAGGTGTTGATTGGTAAGAAGCCCTTAATGAACTATGTGGTAGCGAGTTTAACATTGTTCAACCATGGGGCGAGCGAGGTCGTCCTCAGGGCCCGGGGCAGGGCGATATCGAGGGCTGTAGACGTGGCTGAGATGCTGAGGAGGGTCTTCCTGAAGGATCTCGTGGTGAAGTCTATTACGATAGGCTCCGAAGAGGTTCAACGCGCTGAAGGCGGCGTCGCGAACGTGTCCATAATGGAGATAACCCTCAAGAAGAAGTAGTCTAGGGGCGGCGCCCCTCAACCCTACGGTTTTTTTCCAGCGTCGAAGCAGGGTCATGGGGGTGAAGCCGCCTAAAGGAGCAGCCCGGAGGCCTGTCGAGGCCTCCCTCGGGTTCGCAGGTTCGTATCCGCCTCCACCGGCCAGCCCTCCCCATCGAACCCGGCTGAGATGGAGCCGTTTTAAAGGGGGGCTAGCCCCGGCAGGGAAGCTTGCTTTAAACCTTATGGATAACCGTGGCTTTGCCCGCGTGGATCTCCAGTGTTCCATCCGGGAGCCTCTTGGCTTTAGCGTTGAGGACCAGCAGGGTCTCCCCCTGTCTAAATTTTAGGAGCTCCTCAGCCCTCTCATCCCATGCGACTAGGACGGCTCTCGCCGATCCATCTGAGACCCTGACCCTTGATATCTTCCCTTCCCCTCCATCCCTCCTGGCGAAGGCCCTCGCCTGGGGGGCTTCATCCACGCGGCATTCCAGGTTGACGCCTCCATCCCCCGCATCCCTTAGAGGGGTCACGTAGTCCCTTAGGCTTGGCAGCTTAGGCGCCTCATCTTCCGGCACTAGATGGACCATGCCCCTCCCCCCCACATGGACCTCCAGGTCGCCCCCAAGTCCCACCCGGGTGTATCCATGGACTACCTTCAAGATCCTGTCCAGGAGCTTCCCTTGAAGGCTTAACTCCGCGATCTCCACGGCTGGATCCCATAATATGCAGACAATCTCCCCGCTGTCGTCGGCTAGGAGCATCCTGAGCAGGGATCCCTCCCCTCCAGCGGGCCTCTTAAACCTCTTCAGGGGCCAAACGGTTATAACCCGACCAATAACGGTCACATCGGATAATCCATGGACGAGGCTGCCCAATGGGACCGCCTCTCTAATCCTATCTCCCTCAAGCTCCACGGAGAGGTCCTGAGCCACGAGATGGGCCGCCCCTTCATCCGAGAGGAACCCGAGATACTCCCTCTTCTTCTCCTCTATAAGCCTCCTTAGATGATCCTCGCCTAATCCATCCTTCGCCTTCAATATATGCCTGATGAGGTCGTCCAGCCGACCCAGGGGGAACCACCCC includes:
- the rpl12p gene encoding 50S ribosomal protein P1; its protein translation is MNYIYAALLLHSAGKPVDEKNLKDVLSAAGINPDENRVKALVAALSEIDIDEALKAAVSAPAAVPVQPAEAKPAVEKKEEKPKEEEKKEEEALEGLGALFG
- the albA gene encoding DNA-binding protein Alba, with the translated sequence MSQENQVLIGKKPLMNYVVASLTLFNHGASEVVLRARGRAISRAVDVAEMLRRVFLKDLVVKSITIGSEEVQRAEGGVANVSIMEITLKKK